Within Triticum dicoccoides isolate Atlit2015 ecotype Zavitan chromosome 1B, WEW_v2.0, whole genome shotgun sequence, the genomic segment CGTCCGCTATGGTGGCTACGATGGCAGACATAGGCGGTGGGAGTGCGTCGAGGTCAGGGACGTGCAAACGAGCGACCGTTTTCGTGCAAAAATCACCTACGAAGGCGGGGGGAGGGGAGGTGAAGGATGGGACGGGCAGAAGTGAAATGAATGCCGGTTTGGCGTTGGCGTGGGACCAACCGTTTTACATCACTTGAAGGAGGTAATGTATTTTTTTTACACTACATCATCTATTAGACTAGCATTTTTAGTCCTTAAAAGTATAAAAAATAGTTATTTATGCATCTacatcatctattgaagatgctTTAGGAGGCTCCCTTTCCCTCTCCACCACACCTTCACTCGCGAGTCTGCCTGGGGAAGCAGAACTGCAGAAGAGAGAGACAGATAGAAGGTGCAGGGCAAGACTGGTTCGCACCACGTGGCACTCTAGCGGACATCAGTTCTAagtatgagcaagaaagttggcacCACGGATATTTGGAGTTTTGCACACCTACACCCATCAATCCCGGTTAAAGTTGTCGTTGATTATAGGAGCATTAAGCAACAcgagaagaaaagaaacaaatcATTCAATCAACCAGCTGGTGCATGGACTTGCACACTCTCTTTCCCCAACAATCTCGCTAGATTCGGGGATCGCGCACTGGACACAATACTCTTCCCCCCTCACTCTATCTACGCACGCGAAAATCTCTCACACTCTCACAGTACCAAACCAGGCTCAAGAAGCATGGAGCAGAATCCTCTCAAGATGCTACGTCTACGTACTGTAGCCGTGGCCGccgccttgctgctgctgctgtcctcCCCCGCCCCGACCTCCCAGCTCAGCCTCGGCGCCACATTTGGCGTCTGGATCAATggcgccgcgccgccaccgcctcctcccggCTCCGCCTCGCTGGGGCCCTCCTCGACGCAGATCCAAGGCGGCGGGCAAGAATACACGGCGCTGCAGGCGCTGAAGGCGGCCATCTTTGAGGACCCCCGCGGCGCGCTGTCGTCCTGGCAGGGGCCAAATGTCTGCGCCTACAGGGGCGTCTACTGCTCCGCGCCGCCcgctggcgcggcggcggcgggcgcggtggtcgccggcatTGACCTCAACCATGCGAGCCTCAAGGGCACGctcccggccgccctctccctcctctcccaCCTCACGTTCCTCCACCTTAACAGCAACCGCCTCGCCGGCGCCGTTCCAGACACGCTCGGGGACCTGCAGTACCTCACCGAACTGGACCTGAGCAACAACCTGTTCTCCGGGCCCTTCCCCGCGGCCACATTGCTTATACCGTCGCTGGTCTACCTCGACCTGCGGTTCAACGGCTTCTCCGGCGAGCTCCCTAACGAGGTCTTCGCCAAGAACCTGGACGCGCTCTTCCTCAACAACAACCAGTTCGACGGCCAGATCCCGGAGACGTTGTGGTCCTCACCGGCGACGGTGATCACCCTGGCGAACAACCGCCTGACGGGGCCCGTCCCGACGGCTTACGGCTACGGCGGCAGGGTCCGTGAGTTGCTGTTCCTCAACAACAAGCTGACCGGCTGCGTCCCGGAGGCCCTGGGGTTCCTGCCTTACATCGAGGTGCTTGACCTCAGCAACAACCTGCTGTCGGGCCACCTGCCGAGCACGCTGTCGTGCCTCTCCGGCATCGAGGTGCTCAACATCGCGCACAACCAGTTCACCGGCGAGCTGCCGGAGCTGGTGTGCGACCTGAGGCGGATCACGAACCTGTCGGTCTCCTTCAACTTCTTTTCCGGGATCAGCGAGGATTGCGACCGGCTGGCGGGGCGGAGCGTCTTCGACTTTGCGGGCAACTGCGTCCCGGGGCGGGGCATGCAACGGCCGCAGCCCGAGTGCGACGACGCGCCGGGGGACGTCGGGCTCAGCTGCCTGCGCATCCCGGGGTCGCGCCCTGTTGCGTGCGCCGAGGCCGCGGTGTCCATCGGCATCGGCGTGACCTTCGGCGGCGGGCTGCCGTTTGGGATGTCAGGCGGCGGCGCCGGTGTCACGGTCACCGTCCCCTGATCGTACCAAGCGGGCCGGGCATGTACTTTTTTTGGGTTCATTAATTAGCCTTCTTTCTTGGCAGAGCGCCTGGATCATTACGTGATGGTGGTAATCGGTTACAGTAGTTTTTGGCTGGTTAATCCGCtctgacatactccctccgtcccataatacaagacgattatgggacagagggagtacatttttgCATGCCTAAATTAACCAGGCAGTGGGTAAGTGCATGTACTAGAGTTTTTTCTAAACCCGTAGTAATCTGAAACCTCATATTTCAATGCCTGAGCACCAAGTAATTCAGCTTCTAGAAACCACATTGTTTCTCAGTTTAGTTCGAAAAACACCGAGCTGCCAAAGCGCAACAGGGTGAACCCGTGATGCATTTGCTCGGTGACGAGACTGGCGCCCGATTGTGATGTGCTCGCGGGCCTGCTTACTTTTGAGCTggaagaggagggatttcacaatgAGTTGAGACTGGAATTAATGGCTCCTCCTTGAATGCAGAGCTGGTGGATGCAACCACCAGCAGGGAGATGGGCCATTGCCGGCCGTGGAGGATGCTCGGATGTCGGGCCATGTGACGTGCTGCCCTTCTCTTTCTCGTGCACTCGTACGCGTACTCGTAGTAAATCGGATCAGCTGTTTGGCTTCGCAATTCACGCCAGCAGCACGTATTCCGCTGTTTGTGCGCGCTTTGGGTTCTGTTCCAAAACGCCCGCTTGATTTTATTTGATGTGCCTTGAAGTCCTGCAATCACCCTTCGCCGTGTTATTTTTACAAATGACCCCTGGGTCATCTTATTTGGCTCATTGATCCTCCCAAANNNNNNNNNNNNNNNNNNNNNNNNNNNNNNNNNNNNNNNNNNNNNNNNNNNNNNNNNNNNNNNNNNNNNNNNNNNNNNNNNNNNNNNNNNNNNNNNNNNNNNNNNNNNNNNNNNNNNNNNNNNNNNNNNNNNNNNNNNNNNNNNNNNNNNNNNNNNNNNNNNNNNNNNNNNNNNNNNNNNNNNNNNNNNNNNNNNNNNNNNNNNNNNNNNNNNNNNNNNNNNNNNNNNNNNNNNNNNNNNNNNNNNNNNNNNNNNNNNNNNNNNNNNNNNNNNNNNNNNNNNNNNNNNNNNNNNNNNNNNNNNNNNNNNNNNNNNNNNNNNNNNNNNNNNNNNNNNNNNNNNNNNNNNNNNNNNNNNNNNNNNNNNNNNNNNNNNNNNNNNNNNNNNNNNNNNNNNNNNNNNNNNNNNNNNNNNNNNNNNNNNNNNNNNNNNNNNNNNNNNNNNNNNNNNNNNNNNNNNNNNNNNNNNNNNNNNNNNNNNNNNNNNNNNNNNNNNNNNNNNNNNNNNNNNNNNNNNNNNNNNNNNNNNNNNNNNNNNNNNNNNNNNNNNNNNNNNNNNNNNNNNNNNNNNNNNNNNNNNNNNNNNNNNNNNNNNNNNNNNNNNNNNNNNNNNNNNNNNNNNNNNNNNNNNNNNNNNNNNNNNNNNGCATGATATCACCGTGTCAGAGGCGAGGCGCCTCAGACAAGAGCTAGTGGCCAAGGATGCGCAACTCCAGACCAAGGATGTGGAGCTCTGTGAGCTCCGGGAGGAGAAGAGTGACTTGCTCCTCCATCATGAACATAAGCTCATGGGGCTTCATTAGCGGCAAGAGTCCACGATTAAGATGCTTCTGGCGTCGTCGGCGTTGTTGCAGGAAGCGGCAGCTGTGCTGGTGCGCGAGCGCTCCGATCTCCAGGGTCGCCTGGACCGCTTGCTGGATCATGGTACCACGCAGGTGGTGAGGCTTCGGGACGCGTACCTGCGAGCGCGACCATGCCGCCATCGGGCTACACCTGTTCGGTCACCCCATCGACTTCCACGAGctccggcttcctgacctggtctcctactTTAGTTATCTCTTCGAGGAGCTGAACCGTCTCCGTGCGGCCATGGGGGAGGCGCTGGACAAGGAGGGGGTTCGTGGTGCCGTCGCCATTGCCAGTAGAATCATGTCCGGACTtcatcaccggaatccattcgtgccattggacgccgtcttcgacgagttggctcccgtcgaccgggagcggcctCTACGGGCAGTGGCTCCCTACCTTACCACCGTCGTGTGCCTGGAGAAGCTGAGTAACTTTGGTGGTTTGGTATGATTGCTGATTGGCATCACTTGTTTTAGCATCGTTTAGTTTGTGTCGTTCGAAGGTTCTGAAGAACCGAAGAAGGTTTGGTTTGACTGTTGATTGGCGTGACTTGTTTAAGCATCATTTTGTTCGTGCCCTTTGGAGGCTCCGAAGAACTGAAGAAGTTGCAGAACTTGTGAAGGCTAGTTAGGTATGCTGATTAGGTATACATTCAGCATATAAGTTAGCAATTTATCAATGTTGCTTTTGTTGCTTATATATGCTGTGAACTTGAATTCGTGCCTTTGGTATGCAGCTAACAATTTATCAATGTTGCTTTTGTTGCTTTGCTATTGAGTTACATTTGAACTCTAATACAAATTTATTTAACCCACACAAATTGAGTTAAATTTCGACACCAACATAGATTGagt encodes:
- the LOC119329256 gene encoding leucine-rich repeat extensin-like protein 6, whose amino-acid sequence is MEQNPLKMLRLRTVAVAAALLLLLSSPAPTSQLSLGATFGVWINGAAPPPPPPGSASLGPSSTQIQGGGQEYTALQALKAAIFEDPRGALSSWQGPNVCAYRGVYCSAPPAGAAAAGAVVAGIDLNHASLKGTLPAALSLLSHLTFLHLNSNRLAGAVPDTLGDLQYLTELDLSNNLFSGPFPAATLLIPSLVYLDLRFNGFSGELPNEVFAKNLDALFLNNNQFDGQIPETLWSSPATVITLANNRLTGPVPTAYGYGGRVRELLFLNNKLTGCVPEALGFLPYIEVLDLSNNLLSGHLPSTLSCLSGIEVLNIAHNQFTGELPELVCDLRRITNLSVSFNFFSGISEDCDRLAGRSVFDFAGNCVPGRGMQRPQPECDDAPGDVGLSCLRIPGSRPVACAEAAVSIGIGVTFGGGLPFGMSGGGAGVTVTVP